A section of the Pleuronectes platessa chromosome 7, fPlePla1.1, whole genome shotgun sequence genome encodes:
- the trhr2 gene encoding thyrotropin releasing hormone receptor 2 yields MADNASSRIDTPTNISLSAGVAVSELLEYKTVSVFLVLLVCGVGIVGNIMVVVVVLTTRHMRTPTNCYLVSLAIADLMVLVAAGLPNVADSLTGTWVFGHAGCLGITYLQYLGINASSCSITAFTVERYIAICHPMKAQTVCTVSRAKRILAGVWIFTCVYCMLWFFLVDIQVGPDGHVQCGYRVKRELYLPIYLTDFAIFYVIPLLLAIVLYGLIARILYLSPLPNHPDASATTLRRSCRETPEPGKGGRPGRPKTALSSRKQVTKMLAVVVILFALLWMPYRTLVLINSFVSTPYLDAWFLLFCRTCIYANSAINPVIYNVMSQKFRSAFRGLYRCQRPEGIQRTLSTIQPGLSSRDQRTSHANSKGTSEKTKMIVLSTTTELTTQQNGGSHQGALSGEKTEQSSDVTAASFRFCVRPSETCPSGDKDVDHPSSDDAPGDAAGKQTPDKLESM; encoded by the exons ATGGCCGACAACGCGAGCTCCAGGATCGACACCCCGACCAACATCTCCCTGAGCGCCGGCGTCGCCGTGTCCGAGCTGCTGGAGTACAAGACGGTGTCGGTGttcctggtgctgctggtgtgtggcgtgggcatcgtgggcaacatcatggtggtggtggtggtgctcaCCACCCGCCACATGAGGACTCCCACCAACTGTTACCTGGTGAGCCTGGCCATAGCCGACCtgatggtgctggtggcggCGGGGCTGCCCAACGTGGCCGACAGCCTGACGGGCACGTGGGTCTTCGGCCACGCCGGCTGCCTGGGGATCACCTACCTCCAGTACCTGGGCATCAACGCGTCCTCCTGCTCCATCACCGCCTTCACCgtggagag GTACATAGCTATCTGTCATCCGATGAAGGCTCAGACCGTGTGCACGGTGTCCCGGGCCAAACGCATCCTCGCTGGGGTTTGGATCTTCACCTGTGTCTACTGCATGCTCTGGTTCTTCCTGGTGGACATTCAG GTCGGCCCGGACGGACACGTGCAGTGCGGCTACCGAGTGAAGCGGGAGCTCTATCTGCCCATCTACCTCACCGACTTCGCCATCTTCTACGTCATCCCTCTGCTGCTCGCCATCGTGCTGTACGGCCTGATCGCTCGAATCCTCTACCTCAG CCCTCTGCCCAACCACCCGGACGCCAGCGCCACCACGCTGCGGCGGAGTTGTCGGGAAACCCCTGAACCGGGGAAGGGGGGGCGCCCGGGCCGACCGAAGACGGCGCTCTCCTCCAGGAAACAG GTGACGAAGATGTTGGCCGTGGTGGTGATCCTCTTCGCTCTGCTGTGGATGCCCTACCGGACTTTGGTTCTGATCAACTCTTTTGTGTCCACGCCGTATCTGGACGCCTGGTTCCTCCTGTTTTGTCGGACATGCATTTACGCCAACAGCGCCATCAACCCGGTGATATACAACGTGATGTCTCAGAAGTTCCGCTCGGCGTTCCGCGGCCTCTACCGGTGCCAGCGGCCGGAAGGAATTCAGAGGACACTGTCCACGATCCAGCCCGGCCTCAGCTCCAGAGACCAGAGAACATCCCACGCCAACAGCAAAGGAACCAGTGAAAAGACAAAGATGATCGTCCTGAGCACCACCACTGAGTTAACTACCCAGCAGAACggaggcagccaccagggggcgctcagCGGCGAGAAGACAGAGCAGTCGTCTGACGTCACAGCCGCTTCGTTCAGGTTCTGTGTGCGTCCTTCAGAGACGTGTCCATCTGGAGATAAAGACGTGGATCATCCGTCCTCAGACGATGCTCCGGGGGACGCTGCAGGCAAACAGACACCAGACAAACTGGAAAGCATGTAA